Below is a genomic region from Vicinamibacterales bacterium.
GACAAGGCGAAAGCTCTGATGCAGGCCCTCGAACTGGCGGCCGCGGGTTTGTGAGGCCACGAGCATGCGCGTTCTCGTGATCGACAACTACGACTCGTTCACCTACAACCTGGTCCAGTATCTCGGCGAGCTTGGTGCCGAGTTGGACGTACACCGTAACGATCGCGTGTCCGTCGAGGCGATTGCCAGCGATCCTCCGGAGCGGATCGTGCTGTCGCCGGGCCCCGGCCGGCCGGAACAGGCGGGCGTCATGCTCGAACTGATCCGCCGTCTCGCGGGCCGGGTGCCGATTCTCGGGGTGTGCCTTGGCCACCAGGCCATCGGCCTCGCGTTTGGCGGATGCGTCGTTCGCGCCCCCGCGCCGAGGCACGGCAAGATCTCGCTGGTCGCGCATGATCGCAGCGGCCTGTTCGCTGACGTCGAGTCACCATTCCCTGCGGCCCGATACCATTCGCTCGCGATCGATCCCGCTACCGTTCCCGAGGCACTGGTGGTCTGTGCTCGAGCGGAGGACGACGGCGTCATCATGGGCGTCCGGCATCGCGTGTGGCCGGTGCACGGCGTGCAGTTCCACCCGGAATCGATTCTCACCGGACCTGGACGCCACATCCTCAGAGCGTTCCTCGCGTCGGCGGGCGAAGTCGCGGTTGCACGGTAGCCACATGTTCAAGACCTGTCTCGAGAGACTCGTGCGCCGCGAAGACCTGACCGCCGACGAGGCTGCTGGGGCCATGAACGAGATCATG
It encodes:
- a CDS encoding aminodeoxychorismate/anthranilate synthase component II, coding for MRVLVIDNYDSFTYNLVQYLGELGAELDVHRNDRVSVEAIASDPPERIVLSPGPGRPEQAGVMLELIRRLAGRVPILGVCLGHQAIGLAFGGCVVRAPAPRHGKISLVAHDRSGLFADVESPFPAARYHSLAIDPATVPEALVVCARAEDDGVIMGVRHRVWPVHGVQFHPESILTGPGRHILRAFLASAGEVAVAR